In Aedes albopictus strain Foshan chromosome 3, AalbF5, whole genome shotgun sequence, the genomic window TTGCAATCAAATGGTCAAACAAATTCTGAATTGCCATTCCGTAATCTATGATCGTCTCCAAATGCTCCATCTTCGGTGGAGGGATTTCCCGCGCTTCATTTATCAGCGAATTGACCAATACTGCCGGTCTCCCATACAGCATCTCCAGTGTTTCCATGACCTTTGGGACCAACTCTGGCACAAGCAAACGGCTCCGTACGTATTCTAGAGCTTGCCCTTTCACACACCTCTGTAACCGTACCAGGTTTTCAGAATTACTATAACCACAAGCAGCAGTGGTGTGCTTGTATTGGCTATAAAATACAGGCCAATCTTTGGGATCTCCCGTGAAAGTGGGCAAATCCGCAGACATAACTTGGCGCGCACAAATTTGCTCAGATGTCGGTGCCGCATTTGACGACACGGGCATCGATTCGCATATAGAAGATGCGTACTCAAACGCATCTGGAGTATTATTATTTTCTACACTGCTCACAGTATCATCAGAGTCGAGACAATTGGACTCGATTTCCTCCACATCAACAGCATCAACACCTAGCTCCAGTTGTGTTTTGAATAGGAGATACCGTTTTCGTGCAAACGACAGTTCAACCGTCTCACGTTCTGCGATTGCCTTCAATTTAATGGATTGCTCTTGTTGTAAAAAATCCAACTGAAGCTGCAACGCTTCCGATGCAGAATTGAACTTCGGCGCTTTTTTTCTCGATGTTTTTCGTTTATCGTCCATACTTGACGGCTGCACAGCTTGTTTTTTGGCTCCGTTCTTCTTCATGTCTTCTGGCATGTGGCGGTCAACGTAGTGATAATTTTCAAGTTTGTTGAGATGGTTCAACCTTCTCAAGCCGGCCACTGGGTTTCAAAGCAGATCGAAAGACGTTTTATTTGATGATCAGCTTGAACTAGAAAATTCTTTATTATAAAACATATCTGAATTGATTATTTTATCCTACTTACAATTATCAGTGCCGTTATACACTTTGATTTTGGTTTCAAACCGTTTAATAACCTAAAATAACTTCTAACTTTATTCACCTTTGCCAATCCTTATTCTTTTGACTTTACTCTCTATCTTCTTCCTATTCAGTCAACGATTTCACTCAACTAGGGTGACCAGTATTCACTGGCGCGTCAACAATGTGTTTGACGTTTGACACTAATGACAATTCCATCAAGTCAAACCACATGTTTTTagcattgttttgtttttgatcaaatatttgactCTGTGTACTAGCATCTGAATCCGAAAAATGCACAATCTTTTGAACAATTATAAAGACCTTCCATTATCAGCTCCGCTATCATGATGCACCTAGTTTTGCTAATGATGTGTTCAATTCAGTACGAGAAATACGTTATTTTTGTACACGTTGGACTCGGCAAAGCATGATCAAATCCAAGTGGAATCTCATAACCAAAATAATGAAAACCTATTTATTTTGGAACCAAAGTTCCAAAAGACATCTGCTTCAGTTCCAATGTAAAAAAACGTCTGTGAGTCACACTCACACTTTCATTTAGCTCAAATGTAGCTAAAATAACCGTGTGTTTATATTATCTCATTTCGTATGTTGTAGGGTGGTTCTCCAAAATATCTCCAAAATTATAAAATAAGGCGTATAGTTGAGTTGTTATCTAATCAATTCAACGATATTGTTCTGACTGATTCCAAGTTACAGTTATCTTGAAGCATAACCCAAAATCCTACTAGAACAACCCCATCAAAACCAATCATAATCTGCTGTGCGTTTCTGAACGTCTCTCGCCTTTTGCTCACGGCTTCAGTCCACAGTACAGTGCCGCTGCTCGCAGACATGGACTTCGTAACCGTCCTCACAGCAGTGTTTTTACTGTTATTTACCCTTCTGGTGTTCATCTATCGATTTCTCTCGCGTAAAAATGACTACTTCCGCAGCAAACCTATTCCTTCGCTTCCGGGACCGCTGTTCTTCGGTGGTACCAAACCGATGATGTTGTCCAAAGAGTCCTTCCCGGAGTATGTTAAACGGGTCTACGATAAGTTCCATGATGCCAAGTAAGTCCACACGAACTTTAAACCTGCATATCACCCACAGGTATTGATCTTACTTCCTTTTCAGGGTGTTTGGCGTGATGAATACCATCCTGCCGTTGTACGTCCTGCGCGATCCAGAACTGATCAAAAAGATCGCCATCAAAGATTTCGATCACTTCACCGACCACCGGCCGATTTTCGGGTCCGATCATGGCGATCACCCCAATCTGATCGCGTGCAAGGCGTTGTTCGTCTTGACCGGTCAAAAATGGAAAACGATGCGAGCGACGCTGAGCCCGGCTTTTACCGGTTCGAAGATGAAGTTGATGTTTGAACTGATCGTCGAGTGCAGTGAAGCATTGGTGGCGTACTATCGGGAACAGGGTGACGACGTCGCCAAGGAGTGGGACATGAAGGACGTGTTTGCGCGATTTGCGAATGATGTGATCGCGACGTGTGCCTTTGGGATCAAGGTCAACTCTTCGAGCGATCGCGACAATGAATTCTACCGTAAGGGGAAGGAGATGATGGTTTTTACTAATTTGAAAACGCGGCTGAAGATTTTGGGATATTCGTTTGCTCCGAAGCTAATGAACTGGTTTGGGATCGACTTGATCAGCCAGGAACACAGCGATTACTTTTCGGGGTTGATTAGAGACACGGTTCGGACGCGGGAAGCCAACGGGATCGTTCGTCCGGATATGGTCCATCTGTTGATGCAGAGCCGGAAAGGAATGTTGACGAACCAACAGGAAGATAATAAGCAGCAGGAAGACTCTGAAACGGCGCGATCGCAACCAGAAACTATCATGACCGAGAGTGAAATGATCGGCCAATGTTTATTCTTTTTCCTGGCTGGATTCGACACGGTTTCAACATCTATGACCTTCCTCGCGTNNNNNNNNNNNNNNNNNNNNNNNNNNNNNNNNNNNNNNNNNNNNNNNNNNNNNNNNNNNNNNNNNNNNNNNNNNNNNNNNNNNNNNNNNNNNNNNNNNNNNNNNNNNNNNNNNNNNNNNNNNNNNNNNNNNNNNNNNNNNNNNNNNNNNNNNNNNNNNNNNNNNNNNNNNNNNNNNNNNNNNNNNNNNNNNNNNNNNNNNNNNNNNNNNNNNNNNNNNNNNNNNNNNNNNNNNNNNNNNNNNNNNNNNNNNNNNNNNNNNNNNNNNNNNNNNNNNNNNNNNNNNNNNNNNNNNNNNNNNNNNNNNNNNNNNNNNNNNNNNNNNNNNNNNNNNNNNNNNNNNNNNNNNNNNNNNNNNNNNNNNNNNNNNNNNNNNNNNNNNNNNNNNNNNNNNNNNNNNNNNNNNNNNNNNNNNNNNNNNNNNNNNNNNNNNNNNNNNNNNNNNNNNNNNNNNNNNNNNNNNNNNNNNNNNNNNNNNNNNNNNNNNNNNNNNNNNNNNNNNGCTTATACGTATAGAAGAAGCCAAATTAGGGTTCAGCTTCATTTTTAATAGCAATATAATAGTATCAAATGTTTTCTTGCATTGTGcttatttcttcttctttttcttcttctttttcttcttcttcttctttattgcttttcgtccccactgggatttgggctgcctcacttcaacttagtgttctttaagcacttccacagttattaattgaagggcttcctttgtgaCAAGGCTTtttctgccattgtatgaatttgtatacattgtgtggcaagtacaatgattcattatgcccagggagtcgagaaaattttcccgatcggaacgggaatcgaacaatTTAATACCAAAACACTAATTCATAAATTAACTTTCATCTAATGTAATAGTTTATTGTGAAACCACAACTTTTAATAATTATTCTTCGAAGTCAATTTTCGTCTACTCTAATTCTATTCTCGGCGCAACATGAATTCAATTTCCGTCATACTTTCAAGAAGCCACtaggtacataggatggtcaaaaattacaaaaaacccAAATTGTGTATTCAAAAAGTTGGCCAACTACTTTACAATCCtgagaaaggaatgcatcaaatcGTAAGTGGATTTAAATGTAAAATTCAAAAGATTTATCCGATGCCCAGTGTTATAgaggctggttattgatagtctacatctttttgctcccATCTATTGTGTCATTGGCGAAGGTTAATTGAAATATCCgtggttattggttatttttcatctgatatgacggtaattagcgcatatgacgaagtagatttttaCCCTATAAAACGCTTTTCAACGACATTTTTTTCGCCTGCGCCGCTATTTCTGAGCAATTTAATTGTATATGGCATCATTGTTCGTTGCTGTTTACGAAGTATgagtgtgaaaaaaaaaaacaaaatatcatTACTCACTCAAAGTGCGAATTTTCGGTATaacaatccgtgtggtcaattataatTTTCAAATTACTCAAATGTATATGTGTATtaattaaaatagaaaaaaacaaCAGCGGAAACGCTCAAGTATTTTTTCCGTGAAcagaatactccagaaattttacacagcaagccccattaagTTTGACGTTCCGTTTGAGGATCCGAAATAAAGCGAcgcttgctcatttcttgagcgattcttttactgaattttacacgcatcgagatagcccaagaaatttcttgcgatctgcgtactacccataactAATGAATGATCTgaggaaaatttccagaaaatcataaacaatCATAGccggattgctttggaaattcttagtAAAGTTCTAGGAGATACATTGCAACAGCGAAACCTTATAAATCTTTTTGTATGTAGGATATTCTTGTTCAATTTATTGCCCTGTTCCCATTTATTTGAGCTGCACAgtgcacagtatgaaagtgtgatgGATGCGATATTAGGGTgtccaaaaatagaaaaaaagtgTCAAAACGCTAACATACGTTTTAGAAATAGTTCCATACACGAAAACTCAATCAAACAATATTAAGAGGTtacacgcatcgattttatgaaaaatggacgattttcgGTACTTTTAGACAAAGCTTGGAGCGgaaaaaaacaatagatgcgcgggtgtttagtgttcagtattgtgttgttctttgctgagtattgtgttgttctttacagagaagaacattaatcaagataattagatgatcggcattgaaccacaaaaaccccacaacaattggtgagatctttccaatattatttatttataaataattcttcttcagtatatttactttataactgcatataagttgaaaattcgctattttcaacatcctctcatctattggaagatgcttcagttctgggctctttctaagttgatgaagggatttataaatgcttgcatggacttggccaggtgtgtggagctgagtgaatctatgacattgtagataatagcgacatcagcaatgtcaatggaaatattcaactttgcaactccatccaagatttgtgcaagtattcatgctatgctatgctatgcttttaGACAAAGCTTGGAGCGAATTTAGGTAATCAAAGTTGATTTCATATACTTGGCATATGTTAAAATATCTTAAAAAacgactttttatattttttttttctaaaatgctcaatttataaggatttagaaatttttcctcaatttcttcaagtatttcaacgagaatttttcctggaattcgtcGAGGAATCATGTCAGGAATTTTAttgggaaattccttgaataattccttgCGGAGTTCCTTGAGTGATTCACTCAAGAATTCTGTGATTAGTTTCTCTAGCAATTCAATGAAGAATATATCCCGGAAttattcgggaatttttccaagaatttcatcggaATTTCCTCGGGCGTTCCTTGGAAAATTTGACTATCGACCCTTAGAGATTTATTTGAATACTTTTAGAATAATTCTTCGATTTCACCGATATTTTATTAAAgtattttttgcagaatttttgcAGCGATTCCTTATTTTCAGTGATAAATTGGGGAATACCTCTAGACATTTTTCTCTATCAAGATTCCCTTAATATACTCCATCGACAATTTCTCCAAATTATCCAACaagaacttttccaaggatttgaGGAAGCATTTTAGAGATTACTTTCTGGTACTTttgcagaaatctttggagacTCTTCCCGGGGGTCTTTGGggtatttctcaagagattcgtagcagaattcctctagagaatgcTTGAGGATTTCATTTTGGAACTCCATcggaaactctccaggaatttcaccgtggtttttcaaagattcttcgatCAAAATTCTCCAAATATCCGTAAAGAATTTATTAATTTAAGGATTCGTTATTGATTTTTCAGAGATGCgggaattcatcaaagaattttATCGGAAGCATCatcttttattttttagaaagttTACTGTAGGAATCAGttgagaattcttcctggaattccatgacgaaattcttaaaggattcattGGGGTGTACCACCAAAAActcctgagaaattcttccaggcagtcTTCGAGGAAGCCCACCATAAAATCATGGgacaattctaaaaaaaaaaatcataaaaaaaatgcccaaagGATTATTTCGGGAATCCTCCTTACAGAACATCTCATGGTTCAtatgggaatttttggaggattctttcattgattccattagaaattctaccacgaatttcatgGGCAATTTATTCCAACAAGGATTTTCAGAAAGCATAATTTGAGATTTTCTTCCCGCCAGGATTcaatcgaaaatttctccaaggattttttgcggaatttctcgagaagttcgtTGGAGTATACATCCGAGGATTCCATAGAGAGCTACTCCAAATATTTtgagcaaaatttaaaaaatcgtcaGTGAGTCGCTCGCGATAAATAGATGTCATTCCATTCCCACTATCCTTCTCACCCTCATAACGAAGAATACGCAACGCTCTATGCACTCGCCggataattgcctataacataatttcgtaacacattaAT contains:
- the LOC109403928 gene encoding probable cytochrome P450 9f2 (The sequence of the model RefSeq protein was modified relative to this genomic sequence to represent the inferred CDS: added 560 bases not found in genome assembly), with amino-acid sequence MDFVTVLTAVFLLLFTLLVFIYRFLSRKNDYFRSKPIPSLPGPLFFGGTKPMMLSKESFPEYVKRVYDKFHDAKVFGVMNTILPLYVLRDPELIKKIAIKDFDHFTDHRPIFGSDHGDHPNLIACKALFVLTGQKWKTMRATLSPAFTGSKMKLMFELIVECSEALVAYYREQGDDVAKEWDMKDVFARFANDVIATCAFGIKVNSSSDRDNEFYRKGKEMMVFTNLKTRLKILGYSFAPKLMNWFGIDLISQEHSDYFSGLIRDTVRTREANGIVRPDMVHLLMQSRKGMLTNQQEDNKQQEDSETARSQPETIMTESEMIGQCLFFFLAGFDTVSTSMTFLAYELALNPDIQEKLYEEIAVTNQSLNKRTITFEVLQTIKYLDMVISETLRLWPSAPAVDRLCVQDYTLDDDQGLRCHMEKGTGVWIPIYGIHRDPKHFPEPDKFEPERFSEQRKGDIQSGTYMPFGIGPRSCIGMRFALMELKCIVYYLLLNFRLERTENTMVPPVLEKGFVTLSAANGLKLKMVPR